Proteins encoded in a region of the Mucilaginibacter sabulilitoris genome:
- a CDS encoding malectin domain-containing carbohydrate-binding protein: MKKNNYPGFGLAKLYKANLALLLLCLLCNAVYAQDGCSPLSTLPCTSLQVTLPYSLSFNAPVNNTIADKNGQGTGFTTVNDYSGTRLAVDGQPSNSLVPGYEPSKITLTGGRLQLVTNKGIDFLTNNNQLNILGVKIPTDKKLQIDVKLINPVNGTQSQQAGIWYGLDDKTYIKLTVSGNKVELRKELNDVSSSVSGKANPDQRITAAISGLNTKTVSLRLVIDPSTNTVDGLYSTDGVNFTNAGTGYSSTGVDITGMGLTNSTAYAAIYATHRNATTAVTYSFDDFSIIGTDIPVSQSVNIDFLPSGSTVPAGYTGDTGLPFDATRKYGWIDPVTKQPADLQANMRIRTGTSDEKLRSIVQMQASTAGQRPGTWEYVVPNGLYRVTVSAGDDGYYDSNHEINVEGLPTISDFIPSASSKYKSAIATVQVSDGKLTIDANGGSNTKMNYLTFAPATPVTDATLPTASARFTGTLKSAGVYDGQVQVIITANDLGGSGLASLQYSVNNGTYVNYTAPFSITAAGNYTLKVKAVDANNNQRITSDYTFSIAAQSSKGVYMVLKNPDAFPSDDRLIFSLIQVPWRRTDPITPYNANHDKIKLQIGNEGTARLNINKLTLSKPAAWKIVTASGDSTGTVPIGINPGTSTQITIQFRARDAASTRSFFTDTLTIASNDSLAPVKKVVLVGLWQKEGESIYEPYASQIISAFGFKTTTGFGHDDGNINGTTRVPNSSEVVASYFVKADPSKPVTVHQMAAYHGCCAAVESFQYYRKGSPTPNTVFTHNSLDGQSLMPRLANTSSSPAMGTFNPTTAFGIKVGSSYSDRTKNADGLIGIRVMKVMDANGNIVPNAYILDCDYVGIAATNYDYQDNVYYVDNIKPDSGSVHYSDLAATPVTAVNFDPTLTGASTSVTISVKNTGLTYPDGTTDSDIALKGVSITGPNASEFSVTALKTSTLKVQVTTPLTVKFTPSSVGIKNAALLVNYNSASAPLRIPLYGIGNSSTSTVNVIRRIKAGGGDANVTIGNNVYETDKNFRKGSVKLDQQVSPTGVAGTDIDSLYLSYLSAAAALAETRLEIPVTNGDYLVRMHFVENYWTAPASRVFSTFIENQEVLTNFDIFREVGYRTALVKDFSTTVNDGVLTLRFNPTADRVGIAGVELFQVSNTSVAALQVNRLLDVGTKKITVYPNPNSGSSFYLNANNFAKGENVSVSISNMSGKLLQTEKFVTDDTGTASLYITLLSKLDRGVYIINTTSLTGNLSSKLLVE; the protein is encoded by the coding sequence ATGAAAAAAAACAATTACCCCGGTTTCGGTTTGGCAAAGCTGTACAAGGCAAATTTAGCGCTATTGCTTTTATGCCTGCTTTGTAATGCTGTTTATGCACAGGATGGCTGCAGCCCCTTAAGTACCCTTCCTTGTACATCGTTACAGGTAACCTTGCCATATAGTTTATCATTCAATGCTCCCGTAAATAATACTATAGCAGATAAGAATGGACAGGGTACGGGATTTACTACAGTAAATGACTATTCGGGCACAAGATTAGCTGTCGACGGGCAACCATCTAATAGCCTTGTTCCGGGGTATGAGCCATCAAAAATAACGCTCACTGGCGGCCGGCTGCAACTGGTAACCAACAAAGGTATAGATTTTTTGACCAATAACAACCAGCTGAATATTTTAGGAGTAAAGATACCTACCGATAAGAAGTTGCAGATTGACGTGAAGCTAATCAATCCGGTAAATGGTACGCAATCTCAGCAGGCTGGTATCTGGTATGGTTTGGATGATAAAACTTATATTAAATTAACGGTAAGCGGAAATAAGGTAGAGTTAAGGAAGGAGTTAAATGATGTTTCAAGCTCAGTATCCGGAAAAGCTAATCCTGATCAGCGTATAACCGCTGCAATAAGTGGGTTAAATACAAAAACAGTGAGTTTGCGCCTGGTAATTGATCCTTCAACTAACACAGTAGATGGTCTGTATTCAACCGATGGTGTAAATTTCACAAATGCTGGTACAGGATACTCTTCAACGGGTGTGGACATAACAGGCATGGGCTTAACTAACAGTACAGCCTATGCCGCCATATATGCCACCCACCGGAACGCGACAACAGCGGTTACTTATAGTTTTGATGATTTTTCAATTATCGGTACGGATATTCCCGTATCGCAAAGCGTAAATATTGATTTCTTACCATCAGGTTCAACTGTACCGGCAGGCTATACCGGGGATACAGGCCTGCCTTTTGATGCAACCCGGAAATATGGCTGGATAGACCCTGTGACCAAACAGCCAGCAGATTTGCAGGCTAATATGCGTATCCGGACCGGTACCAGTGACGAAAAACTGCGCTCAATTGTACAAATGCAGGCTTCTACCGCCGGTCAAAGACCGGGTACCTGGGAGTATGTTGTACCCAACGGACTATATCGCGTAACAGTAAGTGCGGGTGATGATGGCTACTATGATAGCAATCACGAGATAAATGTAGAAGGATTACCAACAATAAGTGATTTTATACCTTCTGCATCTTCGAAATATAAATCGGCGATTGCAACTGTACAGGTGAGCGATGGCAAGTTAACCATTGATGCCAATGGAGGTAGTAATACCAAAATGAACTATTTAACCTTTGCTCCTGCCACCCCCGTTACAGATGCTACCTTGCCCACGGCAAGTGCAAGATTTACAGGTACACTGAAATCGGCAGGTGTATATGATGGTCAGGTACAAGTAATTATAACCGCTAACGATTTGGGCGGCTCGGGGCTCGCTTCATTACAATATTCAGTAAACAATGGTACTTATGTTAATTATACAGCACCATTCAGTATCACTGCAGCGGGTAATTACACTCTGAAAGTAAAGGCGGTTGACGCTAATAATAACCAGAGAATAACCAGTGATTATACATTTAGTATAGCCGCGCAATCATCAAAAGGAGTGTATATGGTTTTGAAAAACCCTGACGCCTTCCCTTCAGATGACCGTTTAATATTTTCATTGATCCAGGTCCCATGGCGAAGGACAGATCCCATTACGCCATATAACGCCAATCATGATAAAATAAAGCTCCAGATAGGTAATGAGGGAACAGCAAGGTTGAACATAAATAAATTAACCTTATCTAAACCCGCAGCCTGGAAAATAGTCACAGCAAGCGGCGATTCTACCGGAACAGTACCTATAGGGATAAACCCGGGAACTTCTACCCAGATAACCATACAGTTCAGAGCCAGAGATGCTGCTTCAACGCGTAGCTTCTTTACAGATACGTTAACGATCGCCAGCAACGATAGCCTGGCCCCGGTTAAAAAAGTTGTACTTGTTGGTCTTTGGCAAAAAGAAGGTGAGAGTATATATGAGCCTTATGCCAGCCAAATTATATCGGCATTTGGTTTTAAAACAACCACAGGTTTTGGGCATGATGATGGCAATATTAATGGTACCACTCGTGTACCCAATTCAAGCGAAGTGGTTGCTTCCTATTTTGTAAAGGCCGATCCGAGCAAACCCGTAACTGTTCATCAAATGGCTGCCTATCACGGATGCTGCGCGGCAGTTGAATCTTTCCAATATTACAGGAAGGGTTCACCAACGCCTAATACCGTATTTACACACAACAGTTTGGATGGCCAGTCATTAATGCCGAGGCTTGCAAATACTTCCAGTTCACCTGCCATGGGTACATTTAACCCAACCACTGCTTTTGGAATTAAGGTAGGAAGTTCGTACTCAGACAGGACAAAGAATGCTGATGGACTTATAGGTATCAGGGTAATGAAGGTAATGGATGCCAATGGAAATATTGTGCCTAATGCTTACATTTTGGATTGTGATTATGTGGGCATTGCAGCCACTAACTATGATTATCAGGATAATGTATATTACGTAGATAATATAAAACCTGATTCGGGATCGGTTCATTATTCAGACCTGGCTGCAACGCCCGTAACTGCTGTGAATTTTGATCCAACCCTTACAGGAGCATCCACATCGGTTACTATCTCCGTTAAAAATACCGGACTAACTTACCCTGATGGTACAACCGATTCGGATATAGCATTAAAGGGGGTAAGCATCACCGGGCCCAACGCCAGCGAGTTTAGCGTAACCGCATTGAAAACATCAACCCTTAAAGTACAGGTAACTACACCTTTGACAGTGAAATTTACACCATCGTCGGTGGGCATTAAAAACGCGGCTTTGCTGGTAAATTATAACAGCGCCTCTGCACCGCTTCGCATCCCGCTTTATGGCATTGGCAATAGCAGTACCAGTACCGTGAATGTAATCAGACGGATAAAAGCCGGCGGAGGAGATGCTAATGTAACAATAGGTAATAACGTGTATGAGACTGATAAAAACTTTCGCAAAGGATCGGTAAAGCTTGATCAGCAGGTGTCTCCAACAGGTGTGGCGGGTACTGATATTGATTCGTTATATCTCTCTTATTTATCAGCAGCAGCAGCGCTTGCTGAAACAAGGTTAGAAATACCTGTTACCAATGGCGATTACCTGGTTAGGATGCATTTTGTTGAAAATTACTGGACCGCTCCGGCGTCGAGGGTGTTTTCAACATTTATAGAAAACCAGGAGGTGTTGACCAATTTCGATATTTTCAGGGAAGTAGGATATAGAACTGCCCTGGTTAAAGATTTCAGTACCACCGTAAATGATGGTGTTTTAACCTTAAGGTTTAACCCAACTGCCGATAGGGTAGGTATTGCCGGTGTAGAGCTATTTCAGGTTTCAAATACTTCTGTAGCAGCGTTACAAGTTAACAGGCTGCTTGATGTGGGAACAAAGAAAATAACCGTTTATCCGAACCCGAATTCAGGTAGTAGTTTTTATTTAAATGCAAACAACTTTGCCAAGGGCGAGAATGTGTCGGTATCGATAAGTAATATGTCGGGGAAGCTGCTGCAAACTGAAAAGTTTGTGACCGATGACACGGGAACGGCAAGTTTATATATAACCTTACTTAGCAAGTTAGACCGCGGTGTTTACATCATCAATACAACGTCATTAACCGGGAATTTATCGTCAAAATTGCTTGTTGAATAG
- a CDS encoding Ig-like domain-containing protein — translation MSGIFLKSMKRGVYLYVILFCALAFFLCNNYKSIIKASTHRQKESSEAFLYLTETPLIEPVKINFQDDKTSPPPGWLKDMGESFGYRPDTYEGAQLQYGWKRRADSKPIDLRGNGRARTEPEDVLLSTFVHMQANNINTFLYGVFQGEKTEAYWEIKLLNGVYKVNVAVGDGEVGKAYENNCINVEGVKAISDFKPLGRLRSPGRFKTATVTVTVSDGFLTIDADGGTNTKICYIEIAPVNIAPYVYLSANNQNLLIENTGNDAKVCTLRLHNSVNADVAYNLTALYAGSAKNWLKFLPVKSASDTSVTLDYSQARKLPPGNYLASVKLSADGYSSASMNLELRVVDHNRPYVISSNPVNGARVVNNSVIAANNLSVPAVDGFKGGVDNATINTKTVKLLKISNGEVSSVQGNVQGTGGGDAISFSPLRPLEANTVYKFIITDSVKSYSGASFLPFETTFSTVAAPVDSSNLLKAGFTKISIPGTQNKKYTSLTFGPDGRFYALKMDGSIERYDVDHNQGMLNNMRVINTLVKKRGETTAIGLTFDIRSTAKNLIAWVSYSSSGLVAAPMFDGNISRLSGADLQNEEQVVTKLPRSTRDHMVNSMAFGPDSALYISVGSNTSAGKYDKGWQRDETLLAGAILRLNIKKLNKIKLPLNVQTTADQNLINHASASPYRLPDGTYNPYSVNSPLTIYASGIRNAYDLVWHSNGQLYVPANGSGGGGNSPESVKGTRRPDGTFYNGPDVPSTMNVPVQHDWLFRIDPNKPVGFFGHPNPLRGEYVINRGYSDNPVYPATIKPDVNYRGAAFDFGFNKSPNGVIEYKNDAFNGALKGKLLVCRFSGGGDIMVLEPGSMVKDNNPAHLKDGHLYDIVRAATGASNYGLDGMAGFANPLDITEDVMNGNLYISEFNWNDNPNLTSQITLLRVNKKSEDQNIAKASVSKMH, via the coding sequence ATGAGTGGTATTTTCTTAAAAAGCATGAAGCGAGGGGTTTATTTATATGTTATTTTATTTTGCGCCCTGGCGTTTTTTCTTTGTAATAATTATAAATCAATAATTAAGGCATCTACCCACAGGCAAAAAGAAAGTTCAGAAGCTTTTCTTTACTTGACTGAAACTCCGTTGATAGAGCCGGTTAAGATAAATTTTCAGGATGATAAAACAAGCCCGCCGCCAGGATGGCTTAAAGACATGGGGGAATCATTTGGTTACCGGCCAGATACTTACGAAGGCGCGCAACTACAATACGGTTGGAAAAGGAGAGCTGATAGTAAACCGATTGATCTAAGGGGTAACGGCAGAGCGCGTACAGAACCCGAGGATGTTCTGCTTTCGACATTTGTTCACATGCAGGCTAATAATATAAACACTTTTTTGTACGGAGTATTTCAGGGAGAAAAAACTGAAGCCTATTGGGAAATTAAATTACTTAATGGTGTTTATAAAGTTAATGTGGCTGTAGGCGATGGCGAAGTGGGCAAGGCTTATGAGAATAATTGTATCAACGTTGAGGGAGTTAAAGCGATATCAGATTTTAAACCGCTGGGAAGGTTAAGAAGTCCGGGCAGGTTTAAAACAGCCACTGTTACGGTAACGGTAAGTGATGGCTTCTTGACAATTGATGCAGACGGCGGTACAAACACCAAAATTTGCTATATTGAAATTGCACCCGTTAACATCGCTCCCTACGTCTATCTTTCGGCAAATAATCAAAATTTACTCATTGAAAATACAGGCAATGATGCTAAAGTATGTACATTAAGGCTTCACAATTCGGTAAATGCTGACGTAGCTTATAATTTAACAGCTCTTTATGCCGGATCCGCCAAAAATTGGCTGAAATTTTTACCGGTAAAATCGGCAAGTGATACCTCAGTGACGTTAGATTATTCCCAGGCGAGAAAATTGCCCCCAGGTAATTATTTAGCAAGTGTTAAACTATCGGCCGATGGATATAGCAGCGCTTCAATGAATCTCGAATTAAGGGTTGTTGACCACAACCGGCCTTATGTAATATCATCAAACCCGGTTAACGGTGCCAGGGTAGTGAATAATTCAGTAATAGCGGCAAATAACTTGTCAGTACCCGCAGTAGATGGCTTTAAAGGGGGAGTTGATAATGCTACTATAAACACCAAAACGGTTAAATTGTTGAAAATCAGTAACGGTGAGGTTTCCAGTGTTCAGGGAAATGTTCAGGGAACAGGCGGGGGCGACGCGATAAGCTTTTCGCCGTTAAGACCACTTGAAGCCAATACTGTATATAAATTTATTATAACCGATAGCGTAAAATCATATAGCGGTGCTTCGTTTTTACCATTTGAAACAACCTTTTCTACGGTGGCAGCACCAGTAGATTCAAGTAATCTTTTAAAAGCCGGATTTACGAAAATATCAATCCCTGGAACACAAAATAAAAAGTACACTTCTTTAACTTTTGGTCCCGATGGCCGGTTCTACGCTTTAAAAATGGACGGCAGCATTGAAAGGTATGATGTTGACCATAACCAGGGAATGCTGAATAACATGCGGGTTATTAATACACTCGTAAAAAAGCGTGGTGAAACAACTGCCATAGGTTTAACATTTGATATAAGATCAACAGCAAAAAACCTGATTGCGTGGGTGTCATATTCATCATCAGGTTTGGTTGCCGCCCCTATGTTTGATGGCAATATATCCAGATTAAGCGGCGCGGATCTGCAAAATGAAGAGCAGGTTGTTACCAAACTACCCAGATCAACCAGAGACCATATGGTTAACAGTATGGCATTTGGCCCCGATAGTGCATTGTACATATCAGTTGGAAGTAATACTTCGGCCGGGAAATATGATAAGGGCTGGCAAAGGGACGAAACCTTACTGGCAGGAGCTATATTACGACTTAATATTAAGAAGCTTAATAAGATAAAGTTACCCCTTAATGTACAAACAACTGCCGATCAAAATTTAATTAACCATGCGTCGGCCAGTCCTTACCGACTGCCCGATGGTACATACAATCCATATAGTGTAAATTCCCCGCTTACTATCTATGCGTCGGGCATCCGTAACGCCTATGATTTGGTTTGGCATAGCAATGGGCAGTTATATGTTCCGGCTAATGGGTCGGGAGGAGGCGGAAATTCTCCCGAATCTGTAAAGGGTACCCGAAGACCTGATGGAACCTTTTATAATGGTCCGGATGTTCCTTCAACCATGAATGTGCCGGTTCAGCACGATTGGCTGTTCAGAATAGACCCCAACAAACCGGTAGGCTTTTTTGGTCATCCTAACCCGCTCAGGGGCGAATATGTTATAAATCGCGGGTATAGTGATAATCCTGTTTACCCGGCCACAATCAAGCCGGATGTGAATTATCGCGGGGCAGCGTTTGATTTTGGTTTTAATAAATCGCCTAATGGCGTAATTGAATATAAAAACGATGCCTTTAATGGTGCACTTAAAGGGAAGCTATTAGTTTGCAGGTTTAGTGGCGGTGGCGATATAATGGTTTTGGAGCCCGGTTCAATGGTTAAAGATAACAACCCAGCCCATTTAAAAGACGGGCACTTATATGATATTGTACGCGCGGCTACGGGCGCCAGTAATTATGGACTGGATGGGATGGCCGGTTTTGCCAACCCGCTTGATATTACGGAGGATGTTATGAATGGGAATTTATATATCAGTGAATTTAACTGGAATGATAATCCTAACCTAACGTCACAAATTACACTGTTGCGGGTAAATAAAAAATCTGAAGATCAGAATATCGCAAAGGCTTCAGTTTCAAAAATGCATTAA
- a CDS encoding Ig-like domain-containing protein: protein MAYPQLDTCDHVSTLPCSAVKVNLPYNLSFNSAVSNTIADKNGLGTGFTTINNYSGVRLAADGLPSNTQVPGYEPSKIALAAGRLQLVSNKGIDFLTANNQLNVLGVKIAAIKKLQLDVKVINPYNGTQSQQAGLWYGLNDRTYVKLNINGNKVELRKELNDVSSNATGNANPDQRITAAISGLNTKTVTLRLVIDSAARTAEGFYSTDGVNFISAGAAYTSRTVNITGMGLIDSTAYAGIYASYRNGTAPITYNFDDLAITNLEPATVKVLSFAPATLNFTLIKGGNVIPQLVCIQSTQGHPTYTLTKTNADWLNLPQNPTDTIVFNSAAIDSTTNAGTYQAIVTAAAPGYQPATLLVNLNVINAVQQQTMKINFQDPQTVPPLGYIRDYGQPYGLRTGLYQGSGFEFGWRKRTDGSLLNLTPNTRNRNLPEDILLATLIHMQANTISTVGGTFNGVKIEGYWEAKVPNGTYDVTVSVGDGTVNASPEKHSINIEGVNAINLFIPSGKQGTIGRFKSATTRVTVADEYLTINADGGINTKLNFANIVPVSLNPYLYWATTNQNLLIKKGSPVTNSVSVSLGSSNNLATAYNVAVTYASGATGWISLNPAQTGVQPNVAFNYTAAKNLPVGIYKATVKATSGQFTSAVLPVQISVVDSLRPYVVSSTPANGAINIPVSTVSIAANNLRVPVVAGFQGGVDNSTITNASVKLYKQVDTSLTLVPGVVQGTGGGDAISFSPSSSLLPNTIYKFVITSDVKSYAGAAFAPYEATFTTEAAKIDSSTLLNAQFTKIAVPGTQNKKYSSVKIGPDDKFYALRLDGAIERYIINHADGSLTLDKTIRTLINKYGNRSAIGLAFDPRSTATNVIVWVSHSSAGLTTAPAFDGNISRLSGDSLQNEQLMVTKLPRSTRDHMVNGLSFGPDNALYICQGSNSSAGSFDNDWQRAESLLSGTVLRLDTTKLNAFVLPLNVQTTSTQSVINSAPAVAATMSDGTYNPYGSNSPLTIYASGVRNAYDLVWHTNGQLYLPTNGSGGGGNSPASVAGTRRPDGSLYNGPVIPATTGVQVQNDWLFRVNPDKPVGYYGHPNPLRGEYVINRGFADNPLYSPAIVADIRYRPAYNFGLNNSPDGALEYKSNTFNGVLKGKLLVCRFSGGGDIIVMQPGSLVKDNSVGSDDRIYDIVKVTTGSGNSGLVGMSGFANPLDITEDVVNGNLYVIEYNWNDNPNLISQITLLKVTGSSPPPAMLSLTAVPQTAANEYQDKEYEVTLSNRGDRTVKVKDISIYGTDASKVKIANIPLPNKKAPLILKKNSSLTFKVYLRSPLKDALNAKLKVTSIEDTIKVVDVSGAQIIDSVKKNGGEKEATKDLKGDERVLQAYPNPNGGGPLYVKLRNFKVNEVVTISLYSMDGKKLKTIKITTNAQGQADTHFEIKPDRNKYYIIRAVYSSGFKYAKILINSP from the coding sequence ATGGCATACCCGCAATTAGATACCTGTGATCATGTAAGTACCTTGCCATGTAGTGCAGTAAAGGTTAATTTACCCTATAATCTGTCATTCAATTCTGCTGTAAGTAATACCATAGCCGATAAAAATGGGCTTGGAACAGGCTTTACAACAATAAATAATTATTCGGGTGTTAGGTTAGCTGCAGATGGGCTGCCATCCAATACCCAGGTACCGGGTTACGAACCATCAAAAATAGCGCTTGCTGCCGGCAGATTGCAGTTGGTGAGCAATAAAGGAATTGATTTTTTAACTGCTAATAATCAGCTAAATGTTCTTGGGGTGAAAATTGCGGCAATTAAAAAGCTACAGTTGGATGTTAAAGTAATAAACCCATACAATGGCACACAATCTCAACAGGCCGGGTTATGGTATGGTTTAAACGATAGAACCTATGTTAAGCTCAATATAAACGGAAATAAGGTAGAGTTAAGAAAAGAGCTTAACGATGTATCAAGCAACGCTACCGGAAATGCCAATCCCGATCAGCGTATAACCGCGGCTATAAGCGGACTTAATACTAAAACAGTAACATTACGTTTGGTGATCGATTCGGCAGCGCGTACAGCCGAGGGTTTTTATTCAACCGATGGAGTTAACTTTATTAGTGCCGGGGCGGCCTATACTTCGCGCACGGTTAACATAACCGGGATGGGTTTGATTGATAGTACGGCTTATGCCGGTATATATGCAAGTTATCGAAATGGGACCGCACCCATAACCTATAACTTTGATGATCTGGCGATAACTAATCTTGAACCAGCCACTGTAAAAGTACTCTCTTTTGCACCAGCCACGCTGAACTTTACATTAATAAAGGGGGGGAATGTTATACCGCAGCTGGTATGCATCCAATCAACCCAGGGGCACCCTACTTATACGTTAACAAAAACCAATGCTGATTGGTTGAACTTACCTCAAAACCCTACCGATACCATAGTATTTAACTCTGCTGCTATAGATTCTACTACTAATGCAGGTACATATCAGGCCATAGTTACTGCTGCTGCGCCTGGTTACCAACCGGCTACATTATTAGTTAATCTTAATGTTATAAATGCTGTACAGCAGCAAACAATGAAGATTAACTTTCAGGACCCACAAACCGTACCTCCGTTAGGTTATATAAGAGATTACGGACAGCCTTATGGCCTGCGAACAGGCTTGTACCAGGGAAGCGGATTTGAATTTGGCTGGCGAAAAAGGACCGACGGAAGTTTGCTCAATCTAACGCCCAACACGCGTAACCGTAACCTGCCCGAAGATATTTTACTTGCTACTTTAATACATATGCAGGCCAATACCATAAGCACTGTTGGCGGTACATTTAACGGGGTAAAGATAGAAGGTTATTGGGAAGCTAAAGTACCTAACGGAACCTATGATGTAACGGTTTCGGTTGGCGACGGTACGGTTAATGCCTCGCCCGAAAAGCATAGCATTAATATAGAGGGAGTGAACGCCATAAACCTCTTTATACCCAGTGGTAAACAAGGCACCATCGGCCGTTTTAAATCAGCAACAACAAGGGTAACAGTGGCTGATGAATATTTAACTATAAATGCCGATGGCGGTATTAATACCAAGCTCAACTTTGCCAACATCGTTCCGGTATCTTTAAATCCATACTTATACTGGGCCACAACTAATCAAAATTTACTTATAAAAAAGGGATCGCCTGTTACCAATTCGGTTTCGGTATCATTAGGGAGCTCAAATAATCTGGCAACAGCCTACAATGTAGCAGTAACCTATGCAAGCGGTGCAACCGGATGGATTAGCTTAAATCCTGCGCAAACAGGGGTACAACCAAATGTGGCTTTTAATTATACTGCAGCTAAAAATTTACCCGTAGGTATTTATAAAGCTACGGTAAAAGCAACCTCAGGTCAGTTTACAAGTGCGGTACTTCCTGTACAAATAAGTGTTGTTGATAGCTTAAGGCCCTATGTTGTTTCATCAACGCCGGCAAACGGAGCTATAAATATTCCGGTAAGCACAGTAAGTATTGCTGCCAATAATTTGCGTGTGCCTGTTGTAGCAGGTTTTCAGGGAGGGGTTGATAACAGCACTATTACAAATGCAAGTGTAAAATTATACAAGCAAGTAGATACTTCATTAACGCTGGTACCCGGTGTGGTACAGGGAACAGGCGGCGGAGACGCCATAAGCTTTTCTCCATCATCAAGCTTGTTGCCCAACACTATCTATAAGTTTGTTATCACATCAGATGTAAAGTCATATGCGGGTGCTGCGTTTGCACCTTATGAAGCTACTTTTACAACCGAAGCAGCCAAAATAGATTCATCTACGCTGCTTAACGCACAGTTTACCAAAATTGCTGTACCTGGAACACAAAATAAAAAATACAGTTCGGTAAAAATAGGACCCGATGATAAGTTTTATGCATTAAGGCTCGATGGGGCAATTGAGCGGTACATTATTAATCATGCCGACGGGTCACTTACGCTTGATAAAACAATAAGAACCCTTATTAATAAATATGGAAACCGTTCGGCTATAGGTTTAGCTTTCGATCCACGATCAACCGCGACAAATGTAATCGTGTGGGTTTCGCACTCTTCGGCAGGACTCACTACCGCACCTGCATTTGATGGTAATATTTCGCGTTTATCTGGTGATAGCTTGCAAAACGAGCAATTAATGGTTACCAAGCTTCCCCGTTCTACCCGTGACCATATGGTTAACGGATTATCCTTCGGTCCAGACAACGCGCTTTATATTTGCCAGGGAAGCAACAGCTCTGCAGGGTCGTTTGATAATGACTGGCAAAGGGCCGAAAGTTTGCTCTCTGGCACGGTGTTAAGATTGGATACTACTAAGCTTAATGCGTTTGTTTTACCGCTTAATGTACAAACAACTTCCACCCAAAGTGTTATCAATAGCGCTCCTGCTGTAGCAGCAACCATGAGCGATGGTACCTATAATCCGTATGGCAGCAATTCACCATTAACTATTTATGCATCGGGGGTACGTAACGCCTATGACCTGGTTTGGCATACTAACGGCCAGTTATATCTTCCAACCAACGGATCTGGCGGAGGCGGGAATTCTCCCGCATCGGTAGCCGGCACGCGACGGCCCGATGGCTCATTGTACAATGGCCCGGTTATACCCGCTACTACAGGTGTACAAGTGCAAAATGATTGGCTGTTTAGGGTTAACCCAGATAAACCTGTAGGTTATTATGGTCATCCTAATCCGTTACGGGGCGAATATGTAATAAACCGTGGGTTTGCAGACAATCCGCTTTATTCGCCCGCAATTGTGGCCGATATACGCTATCGCCCTGCGTACAATTTTGGTTTAAATAACTCACCAGACGGAGCATTGGAATATAAGAGCAATACTTTTAACGGTGTGCTAAAAGGGAAATTATTGGTCTGCCGTTTTAGCGGTGGCGGCGATATTATTGTTATGCAGCCCGGTTCATTAGTGAAAGATAACTCCGTGGGCAGCGATGATCGTATTTATGATATTGTTAAGGTTACTACCGGTTCGGGGAACAGCGGCCTGGTGGGTATGTCGGGCTTCGCTAATCCGCTGGATATTACTGAAGATGTTGTTAACGGCAATTTATATGTAATTGAGTATAACTGGAATGATAATCCTAACCTTATTTCGCAGATCACGCTTTTAAAGGTAACGGGTTCATCACCACCACCCGCAATGCTCTCCCTCACAGCTGTCCCACAAACTGCAGCTAATGAGTATCAGGATAAAGAGTATGAAGTAACATTGAGCAATAGGGGAGATAGGACAGTAAAAGTAAAAGACATTAGCATTTATGGAACTGATGCCTCCAAAGTTAAAATAGCCAATATACCCCTACCTAACAAAAAAGCTCCCTTAATACTGAAAAAAAATAGTTCCCTGACATTTAAAGTATATCTGCGTTCGCCATTAAAAGATGCCTTAAATGCAAAGCTTAAGGTAACCAGTATAGAGGATACCATAAAAGTGGTAGACGTCAGCGGCGCCCAGATAATAGATTCAGTAAAGAAAAATGGCGGCGAGAAAGAAGCGACCAAAGATCTGAAAGGTGATGAGCGCGTTTTACAGGCCTATCCGAATCCTAATGGTGGCGGGCCGCTATATGTAAAACTTAGAAATTTTAAAGTAAATGAAGTCGTAACCATTTCTTTATACAGTATGGATGGTAAAAAGCTTAAAACGATAAAAATTACAACAAATGCGCAGGGACAAGCAGATACCCATTTTGAAATTAAGCCCGACCGTAATAAATATTATATAATAAGGGCGGTTTATTCAAGTGGGTTTAAATATGCAAAAATCCTTATTAACAGTCCTTAA